GACCCTCATTATTTATTATCTAACTCGTATTATTCTGTAGGTTAATGATACCGATGTTATGAAAGAGGCAAAGCCAAGCTTATATGTAAAAAAGATACTACCAATTTTATTGAAGAATAGAGTTGTCCACTTAGTAGGATTTGGTAACCGTTTGTCTTTTGATCCAATACCTTTTGAACTTCAGGTATTACTATTTTTTGATTGCTATCGTTTTAGCTGCAAAGCCATCTGAATATCAAATTCTGTTAGTTccatttgatttcttttttcaCTCTAGGTTGCACAATACTTTTACACAGCAGTGGAATTCGACAGTACATATAATTGACCTTTTTCATAGCTTCCAAGTCATATATGGGAGTGTTTTGGCCCTGTACTGTTCCTAGTTTTTGTTAAAGATTTTTATGACACCGCATAAACATAATTATCTGACATGTTTACAAGATAAAAAAATAAGCTAGGATTTATTAGTTAATTTTCCAAGCTGTGTATTTTCTATTGTTTACATATCAAGTTAGCAGCATCATTGAAGTACATATAACACGCAAGAATAGGACTTTGGAACTTCAAAGTTAATCGCATGCTCTGACTGTATATGTTCATCTACTTTTCTACAGAGACTGCGTTGCAGATGTAATTTTCATGCTCTTCGTTTCGTACACAAAATACAAGAAACTGGTGCATTACTTGTAGAGAGGTTGCATGGTCATAGACCCCATCCATCACCTTTGGAGGATAATCTTTTAGGCCATTTTGCTAGCAAATCTGTTCTCAAGGGGAACAAGAATGAAACATCGAAATATCTAGCAGTTCATCTCAGGTTCGAGATCGATATGGTTGCATATTCTATGTGTTACTTTGGTGGTGGAAAAGATGAGGAAGAGGAATTAGAGATGTATCGTCAAATTCACTTTCCAGCCTTGACAGAACTAAGGAAGACGACAAAGTATGTATGCCGTTTAATTATTCTGTTTACTATTTTGCTGCCTTGCATACAGATGAATGTAAAAATTATCTCTTCCTCTCCAACTTTGAAAAATCTTCCATGCCAAACCAGGTTACTTTTATTAAATAGGAAAATTATCCTTTACCTCTGATTTTGAATCTTGATTCCCTTTGCCATTTCAAATTGTATTTCTGCCACACAGATATCTTACTGATATGTTGGTCCTAACCCTATTGAGTGGCAAAAAGTATATGGTGTTCAATTCCAGCTTATTAATCTATTGCTTGCCCTTTCAAACAGTATCTATATCTGAAAGTCTCACTATTATGTTAGGTTGCCCTCAGCTGCTTTCTTGCGATCTGAAGGAAAATGCCCCCTTGCACCTGAAGAGGCTGTGCTTATGCTTGCTGCTATTGGTTTCAAGCACAGCACAAATGTATACATTGCAGGTGCTGAAATTTATGGTGGGAGACATAGGATGGCAGCCATAAGCCGTCTATACCCTGCTTTAGTATCTAAAGAAACTCTTTTGTCTTCCTCGGAACTCGAACCATTCAGAAACTTTTCATCCCAGgtaatattttttaagatataTCGTTTGGCCCCTTGCATGTAATATACGTATAAAAGATGCATAGAGACATAGACGGCGTTGATACAACCATACATGAATATAAGCTATAATTAAGTGAAAGAAGTGCTTGGTTGACTCATAAGGCCTGGGTAtgtaaaaatcagaaaaaaatagaaaattcaGGCAGCTTGTTAGTTTGTTAATAGATCAAATCTATGCAGTCAAATAACAGAAGAACATTTGAGAACTGACGTTGTGAACAAAGAACTTATGAGAACAATAGAATGTCCATGTGCAATGCTTACTAGGAAATACTCATATCCCCCAAAAAGGTGATTCAGGTAGACATTGTAAAATCCAAATACAAGAATTGAAACTGGACATAACaggaatacaacaatttcagaatttacccgagtactccctccaccccaaaaaaaaaccaacctaggcACGGATGGGACATtacatagtacaacgaatctggacatgctcatgtccagatttgttgtactatgtaatgtccagattcgttgtactatgtaATGTCCCATCCATGTctaggttggcttttttttgggacggagggagtatctcttAAATCTGGTTACAGTTGATAATTTTTTGTGCTCTCATACCATTTGCAGTTAGCAGCCTTGGACTTTATTGCATGTGCAGCTGCCGATGCCTTTGCCATGACTGACCCAGGTAGCCAGTTCTCTTCCCTTGTCCAAGGATATCGCATGTACTATGGTGGTGGGGACCTTCCTACAATTAGACCAAACAAGCGCCGGCTAGCCAGCATACTTCTGAAGAATGCCACAATGGAGTGGAATGAATTTGAAACTAGAGTAAGAAAACTCATACAGCAAACTAAGCAAGTCCATGAGAGACCAGTTGCAAGGAGTATATTCAGACATCCTCGATGTCTTGATTGTATGTGCAGAACAGAGAACTGAGATATTTAGGAACTGTCTTGTGCCTATAGCAATTTTAGAAGACAATGTTTGGTGCTTTGGCAGACAGATGGGTTTGTTCCTCTTTTCCCTGAAGTACCATTTGGAATCAAATTGTAAAGGGGGTGATTGGCTCTCACTGCTAGCAGAAACAATTGCACTCTCTGATGATGGCTCTAGCACAGTTTAATATGATCAACTAGCATTTCCTGGCTTCCTGATCAGACAAATTTGTTTTGGATTTCAATACCATGGCACTTTCTTATCTCCTATGTGATGGTACCAAGGACTGAAGTGTGCATCCAAGCTGCAGTGCTGCCAGATTTTTTGATACAGCTAAATTGAACAATGCGGTTACTGGGAGTACATCATCAGCATCTGTCACAAAAAGAAACAATTTCATTTTGCCGAGCAACGTTAGCAGCACCATTCTAGTTTTGAAGGCTGTCTTGTTTGTATCATTTGACAATTCAGGATGCAGGTTTTTGGCAAATTGAGTATGTGATCTTCAATATGGTTTCTTTCAGTCATTTGATGAGTCAAGTGGCAACTAGTTCTCTTCTATTCTTTAGTTGATTGAGTAGTCTTGTATTATACGAGCCGTACATAACattgttgtaacttgtaagttTATACAAATTGAGGAAGTTAAAATGAACAGCAAGAGGAACACTTATCTTGTTCTTTATATGTTGTATTTATCCATGAGACCATTGGGAAACATCCATTTGTAGCATTATGTTTTTGGCATGGTGCCCGTATCAGGAAGATTCCTGTCTCTGTGTTAAAAATTTCTGTAAACAGTGCATGGCAAAATTGCTCTAATGAGTAAACTTCAGAAGTAAGAATCAACTGACAGTGTTGACAAAACAAATTGTTCACtatcagggctattttgtattGCATATGCCCTTGTTCTTCTCTTGTTACTTGTAAAGGGGGTAGCAAATTCCCATTTGCAGCAAGTGGTATATAGATCAGACTAGCAGGAGTGTTTATGCATGTCAGTAGTTTTAGTACAAGCAATTGTCACTTCAGAAGTTGGTCGCTCTGATCCTCCTGTTGAGATTTTGTAATGCAGCTGTAGTTGACTGATATGGCAGGACTTGTTGACCAAGGCAGAGAATTTGCCACTGCTTTTTGCTATACCTTGTACAAGGGTGTTTAGATTTAAGCAACTTCCTTCCCAAGAATTTGTTCTTACTTTTGACTTTAGGATCAGGAACCATTTTGGGAACGGGGACACACAAAAAGATGGAAATCTCAACATCTCAGCGTCTAGTAGTAAAAAAATACAGCAcatactatatgtatatttggTGACGCCCTCTGCAGCTCTGCTGATTATTGATTATAAGACTATCAAATATTAGATTACTTAATGTCATATATACCATTTTATATTCCATTTATAGAATGGATTTAATAAAATACATAAATCTGTTATAGATAACAAAATAAACAGAAAAACCACTATACAAGGTTTACATCTGaatcctctcaaaaaaaaaaaaaggtttacaTCTGAATAACATGAAAACTTCATATGGCTGTTTACAACACTGTCCATGCCTTGTGGAGATTTGGGTTTAGTCATATTATTCACATTTAAGACTAATAAACTGAGGtttaaatttatatttgaactaaaaattctcaaatttccttcggtgaaaaaaaaatctcaaatcgACAAATTTCATGAGAATTTGGAAGCTGGAGCTCTCGAAAACAACTCTACTGTAGATGGATTTTTGTAATGCAAACTCCTAGTATTATGGGTATGGATTTGCATGTAGCTATGCAGCCATCCACGTCACTCCTTGCGTACGGACGACACACCTACAAAAGAGAACCCCGTCCCGAGTCTCAAACCTCCCTGTACACCACCTGTTCGATCaattgcgccgccgccgccgccgccgcctatgAGCTTCCtagccggccgcctcgccgccaagGAGGGCGCCTACTTCCTCCAGGAGTCCaagcacgccgccggccgcctcgcggAGAAGCtccccgcctccgcccccgcccccgcccccgcccccgggtcgacgtcgccgtcgcccgacGTGCTCCCGGAGATCCTCCGCCACGCCGTGCCCATCAAGGCGACGCCGCCTCCGGGTGAGCCCTCGCTCTCCGCGTCCTCCCGCTGGGCCGTCCCGCGGGGCGGCGCCGAGGCTGCCGGCTTGTCCCCCGACGCGCTCAACCCGCTCCGCTCCTACGTCTCTCTCCCGCAGGCGACCTTCGGCCCCAAAAggtagtagtaatatttttacccGATTGGTTCTTCTGCTCTAATTATGCTGTTCCTTTAGTTTTGAATTCTTGAGGCCTTTTTGTGTATGTCCATGCGCTTAATTGGATCAATCTGTATCTGATCATGATCGTTCATACACGAGAAAAGCAAattgtgcgt
The Oryza sativa Japonica Group chromosome 6, ASM3414082v1 DNA segment above includes these coding regions:
- the LOC4340619 gene encoding O-fucosyltransferase 15 isoform X1 yields the protein MPDSSSSSAAAALPLLPSSHAAAGVGAAAATSVLRGRRRRRGLRRPRGLLGWGALVAFFFVMNWWMFSRLQDPAARSHFRLRRRHSPAANASLSTLEEVSGAGKGKRPHQVMLTRLLALAAHALAEAETRPEPQDLWKEPINATMWRPCSDKRTWEPSEGTNGYIMISANGGINQQRVAICNAVTISRLLNATLVIPKFLYSNVWLDKSQFGDIYQEDYFINYLKSDIRIVKELPVELQSLDLEAIGSLVNDTDVMKEAKPSLYVKKILPILLKNRVVHLVGFGNRLSFDPIPFELQRLRCRCNFHALRFVHKIQETGALLVERLHGHRPHPSPLEDNLLGHFASKSVLKGNKNETSKYLAVHLRFEIDMVAYSMCYFGGGKDEEEELEMYRQIHFPALTELRKTTKLPSAAFLRSEGKCPLAPEEAVLMLAAIGFKHSTNVYIAGAEIYGGRHRMAAISRLYPALVSKETLLSSSELEPFRNFSSQLAALDFIACAAADAFAMTDPGSQFSSLVQGYRMYYGGGDLPTIRPNKRRLASILLKNATMEWNEFETRVRKLIQQTKQVHERPVARSIFRHPRCLDCMCRTEN
- the LOC4340619 gene encoding O-fucosyltransferase 15 isoform X3 is translated as MLTRLLALAAHALAEAETRPEPQDLWKEPINATMWRPCSDKRTWEPSEGTNGYIMISANGGINQQRVAICNAVTISRLLNATLVIPKFLYSNVWLDKSQFGDIYQEDYFINYLKSDIRIVKELPVELQSLDLEAIGSLVNDTDVMKEAKPSLYVKKILPILLKNRVVHLVGFGNRLSFDPIPFELQRLRCRCNFHALRFVHKIQETGALLVERLHGHRPHPSPLEDNLLGHFASKSVLKGNKNETSKYLAVHLRFEIDMVAYSMCYFGGGKDEEEELEMYRQIHFPALTELRKTTKLPSAAFLRSEGKCPLAPEEAVLMLAAIGFKHSTNVYIAGAEIYGGRHRMAAISRLYPALVSKETLLSSSELEPFRNFSSQLAALDFIACAAADAFAMTDPGSQFSSLVQGYRMYYGGGDLPTIRPNKRRLASILLKNATMEWNEFETRVRKLIQQTKQVHERPVARSIFRHPRCLDCMCRTEN
- the LOC4340619 gene encoding O-fucosyltransferase 15 isoform X2, with the protein product MWRPCSDKRTWEPSEGTNGYIMISANGGINQQRVAICNAVTISRLLNATLVIPKFLYSNVWLDKSQFGDIYQEDYFINYLKSDIRIVKELPVELQSLDLEAIGSLVNDTDVMKEAKPSLYVKKILPILLKNRVVHLVGFGNRLSFDPIPFELQRLRCRCNFHALRFVHKIQETGALLVERLHGHRPHPSPLEDNLLGHFASKSVLKGNKNETSKYLAVHLRFEIDMVAYSMCYFGGGKDEEEELEMYRQIHFPALTELRKTTKLPSAAFLRSEGKCPLAPEEAVLMLAAIGFKHSTNVYIAGAEIYGGRHRMAAISRLYPALVSKETLLSSSELEPFRNFSSQLAALDFIACAAADAFAMTDPGSQFSSLVQGYRMYYGGGDLPTIRPNKRRLASILLKNATMEWNEFETRVRKLIQQTKQVHERPVARSIFRHPRCLDCMCRTEN